A single Oryza brachyantha chromosome 8, ObraRS2, whole genome shotgun sequence DNA region contains:
- the LOC102706121 gene encoding myb-related protein 306-like has translation MGRPPCCVKAEVKKGPWTPEEDLMLVAYIQEHGPGNWRAVPTNTGLMRCSKSCRLRWTNYLRPGIKRGNFSEQEEKLIVHLQALLGNRWAAIASYLPERTDNDIKNYWNTHLKKKLKKMSAGGGEGGDGEGGGAGGGEVKTRAVAPKGQWERRLQTDIHTARQALRDALSLDPSPPPAKPALESVSSAAGAAPSSQAAYASSAENIARLLEGWMRPGGDAGCGAARKTTTATTPSGSRSSASVLSGEAASASHSGGTAPTPDGSTVTSKTKDETACGAVAAPPPAFSMLESWLLDDGMGHGEAGLMDVVVPLGDPSEFF, from the exons ATGGGGAGGCCGCCGTGCTGCGTGAAGGCGGAGGTGAAGAAGGGGCCGTGGACGCCGGAGGAGGACCTCATGCTCGTCGCCTACATCCAGGAGCACGGCCCCGGCAACTGGCGCGCCGTGCCCACCAACACCG GGCTGATGCGGTGCAGCAAGAGCTGCCGGCTCCGGTGGACCAACTACCTCCGGCCGGGGATCAAGCGGGGCAACTTCAGCGAGCAGGAGGAGAAGCTCATCGTCCACCTCCAGGCCCTCCTCGGCAACAG GTGGGCGGCGATCGCGTCCTACTTGCCGGAGAGGACGGACAACGACATCAAGAACTACTGGAACACGCATCTCAAGAAGAAGCTCAAGAAGAtgagcgccggcggcggggaaggaGGCGAcggagagggcggcggcgccggcggcggtgaggtgAAGACCAGGGCGGTGGCGCCCAAGGGGCAGTGGGAGCGGCGCCTCCAGACGGACATCCACACCGCGCGCCAGGCGCTCCGCGACGCGCTCTCGCTGgacccctcgccgccgccggccaagcCCGCGCTGGAGTCcgtctcgtcggcggcgggcgcggcgccgtcgtcgcaggCGGCGTACGCGTCTAGCGCAGAGAACATCGCGCGGCTGCTGGAGGGTTGGATGCGGCCAGGCGGGGACGCCGGCTGCGGCGCGGccaggaagacgacgacggcgacgacgccctCCGGGTCgaggtcgtcggcgtcggtgctGTCCGGGGAGGCCGCGTCCGCCAGCcacagcggcggcacggcgccgACGCCCGACGGCTCGACGGTCACAAGCAAGACGAAGGACGAGACCGCgtgcggcgccgtcgccgcgccgccgccggcgttctCGATGCTGGAGAGCTGGCTGCTCGACGACGGCATGggccacggcgaggcggggcTCATGGACGTGGTGGTGCCATTGGGGGACCCGAGTGAGTTCTTTTAG
- the LOC107304731 gene encoding uncharacterized protein LOC107304731, with product MHTRVFPYCPKYPCFLSLFNSTGGTTHPAIAGGATHLAREDGGAGGADRPVSVAPYNVDNMLSLPSCIGATGKSSAARDSALSDDPEMHGANDPGQLVPDEQGSRVPGAVLLRDVVRVGNMCVFGARLGSFHRAPAPRLYALCIGLLAWNVVVYSLPLFLLLCCFVLAVSYALGYNMNSMSVGRDASDEQLAALPQW from the exons ATGCACACCCGTGTATTTCCATATTGCCCAAAATACCCctgcttcctctctctcttcaatAGTACGGGAGGAACGACGCAtccggccatcgccggcggcgccacgcATCTGGCCCGTGAAGACGGTGGCGCTGGTGGTGCTGACCGGCCCGTGTCTGTCGCCCCATACAACGTCGACAACATGCTCAGCCTCCCCTCCTGTATTGGCGCCACCGGCAAGTCCTCTGCCGCTCGCGACAGTGCGCTCTCCGACGACCCCGAAATGCACGGCGCCAACGACCCT GGACAGCTCGTACCTGATGAACAAGGCTCGCGCGTTCCTGGAGCTGTTCTTCTTCGCGATGTGGTTCGGGTTGGCAACATGTGCGTGttcggcgcgcgactcggatCGTTCcaccgcgcgccggcgccgaggctGTACGCGCTCTGCATCGGCCTCCTAGCCTGGAACGTCGTCGTCTACTCGCTCCCATTATTCCTCCTGCTCTGCTGCTTCGTCTTGGCCGTCAGCTACGCGCTCGGGTACAACATGAACTCCATGTCCGTCGGCCGGGACGCCTCCGACGAGCAGCTGGCCGCACTGCCCCAGTGGTGA